Part of the Falco cherrug isolate bFalChe1 chromosome 1, bFalChe1.pri, whole genome shotgun sequence genome, AGCCTTTGAAACATTTGTAATCACTGGTGACATTTCTGAAACCTGACAGCTGCCTTTTAGCAGAAGCAAGGGGAATTGGTGGAAAATCCCCTCGGTGGGGGGCAGttgctcccttccccctccccatgctTTGAAGCCGATTTTATGTTAACATCAACAAACCCTTTTGCTTCAGTTCTGCTGCACTGATACTTCAAAATAGGTTAATGTTACCATTGGCTTAGTATCAAACTGTAAGAGGGACTGTGTTTCATACCACAATTATGTATTTACCcagcactgaaaatacattaCATCTTCAACAGAGAAGGAATATCAAAACTTCACCTAAAACAAGAGGTTCCTTTTGTCTCGTGTTTCCAGACACACGGCACTTCAAATCCGTCCCTCCAAGCCCACCCTGCCCTCCTACTTACTATGCAAATCGCATGCTTAAGGATAGAACAATACTAAACTTCATTATATGACTCCTTTTTAAGGAGAAAGCataacattacagaaaaagaatggTTACTGCAAACTTTCGAAGACAACTGCCTtacacagagaaaggaaatggtcttggtttttttagtttactCTGAGAGGGGGAAAAGCGTTGGTTAAAGTCTTAACcggcagaaaaaaaaaaaagttcctcagaaaaaacactggaagagaAGCGGAGCCGAGGGACTGGGCAGTAACCGAGGGGCCAGAGCTGCGCGCAATGTTTTCACGAAGCCAAACCGCACGCGCGCTGCCGGACGTACCAGGGCAGAGGCTGAGCGCGGCGGCGGACGCGGCCGTGCACCAGCCCCGCGGGCGGGCCCCCGGTACCGGCCGCGCTcgggaggccggggggggggcggctgaggggccgggccggggcccgcCGCGGAACCGCAGGAGGCCCGCAGGCGCCGCGACGTGGCGGCCCGTGCGCGCGGCACTTCCGCTTCCGGGGcagccgccggccccgccccccggcgtGTTTCTCCTCCCCGTTCCAAGAtggcggcagcagcggcggcggccggcggcgcgggggccgcggcggcgctgTGGAGCGAGGTGAACCGCTGCGGCCAGAACGGCGACTTCGCCCGCGCGCTCAAGTCCGTTAACAAAAGTGAGTGAGTACAGGAgtgccgccccccgccgccgcgtCGGGCCGGGCCCTGCCGCGCCGCGGGGTCGCGCACCGCCGGGAGAAGGCGGCCTGCGGGCCGGGCGCCCGTGTCCcgcccccgccctccccgcctCACATCTCTCCCGGGGCGCCGCTCCCCGCGGTCTCTGCCCGGGCGGGCTTGACCTAGCACGGGGGCAGGGCGGCGGGGACACGGCTGCGCTCCGGTTGCCGCCTGTGGGTTCCGTGCCGGGCCCGGGAGCAGGGTTGTGGGTCCCGGTGGCGGCCCGGCGCGCTTCCCGAGGCtttcctgggctgggggggcggaGGCAGAAGCGGGTGGGGGAGCcgagcagggcagccccccaggccctgctcctgccccggGACCATCGGTGGCTTCTGTTGCATCCCGCAGCCCTTGCTGTGGGCCAAGCCTTCCGAGCTACTCCTGggttttccttcagttttgaGCGTAGGAGGAAGAGCTTTTCCCCTGGGAACTAGAGGAGTAGTGGTGTGTGTATGGACCAGTAGAGTCGGGAGCGATAACGTGCTCGAGTGTGGGAGTCCACACTGAGATGTTTTGCTTTGATAGTTTGGCATCCAAAATGGGACTGCAATAGAGGGCATGTTATGGCTTAAAGTTCTGTCTTTGCCATTTGTAGGGAGTAGGGGCTCCTCTCCTGTTCCAGCGCATCTGAGAGTTGGGATCACATGAACAAATCAAACCACCAAAACATATTTCTCTCTCGTTAGTTCTTCTCCCTCACTGTCTTCCACTGGCAGAAGGCATATAAAGTGGGTGCCTGTCTAGAGCCATGCTGTTCTTCTATATcaggtgtttttcttcctgcatacGCTTTACGTGGCACTCAGGCTTTGGCACTGTGTTCTCTGCTTGGAAGTGAAATGCCAGTGAAAGGTTTGTTCCGCTGTGTACAGCTCCTTTggtgcagctctgctccaggcaTGTTAGCACAGTGGTCACTTTGGGTTAGTTTAGTATTTATACTGGATTCTTTATCCTGACAGAATTTGTTTCATGATCTGAGCCAAAGCAACCCATACCAGGACCATTTTAAATTGGCGTGACAGCTCTCTGTGATGGGTTTTTGCAACTGTAAAAGCATATGGCTCTTATGGACCCATAGTGTGACTAATAATGAGTTAGAGCATTGTGTTGAAACTGATTTTCCCTCCAGTACTGCAGATCAACAAAGACGATGTGACTGCACTTCAGTGTAAAGTAGTGTGTCTTATCCAGAACGGGAACTTCAAGGAAGCCCTCAGTGTAATAAACACCCACACTAAAGTGTTAACCAGGTGAGTTGTGTTTTGCTGTACTCCACGAAATATGAAACAGCAAGTCCttgagaagctgctgcagcttcagTGGTAGGGACTAATAGGCAGCAAAATAAAGAGCAGGAGGTGCTCACAGCCCTTGGGATTGGGCTTCTCAGTGAAACATTGATTTATTCAAGGTGTGAGAGGTGGTCTGGATGAGTCTGAGAGAGTCTAACATCTTGCTGTTACTGTTGAAGGGATTGTTTCTAATCTAGTTTTCAGCCACCTTCATGAGCTGATTCTGCTCATTGACGTGGTTGAACACCATAGCTGGTACAAGGGAAGAAGACGGGTCTCACAGGGAgtgaagagagaaggaaaaagcccTTGCCAGTGGCAGTAAGAGCTGTTAGCTTTGCTTGTCTGTCTCATCATGCTGCTCCTTGGGGTCCTTTCTTCAACAGTCTGAAGGTACTGCTTAGCTTTTGGGGTGATGCAAGCCCTTTGTGTACGTTCGCAAAATCAGGACCTTGGAGACCACTTGTGTCTGGGAACAGGTCAGGCTTCCTATTTGTGTCATTTAAGCAGaatctaattttcttcctaaaaaagATGCTCTTTGTGCAATGACTAGGATGAAAACTGCTACCTAAGAACTGCCTGGCAAcaaaatttttgtatttcagatacTGGTTCTATTAAGGACTTTCTAGTATCAGTGTGATGAAATACACCCTCATTTTTGTTCACAGctgtataaaatgtaattacCTTATTCACAAATCCATTATTTCCTGGAGCGACAGGGAGTAATGCCTCTTCTAGAAGAGCGAATTTCTTTTACCTAGTTATTATGTACCAGTACTTTTCTTTCGTACACGTGTCAGACAAAAGGTGGGGAAGTGGCTCCAGCTTACATGCTGTGCTGAGAGGGAGCTGGAAGAGACCTGAGGTAAAACACAAGTGTATATGCTTGTGGACAGAGCACTTCTAATGCCAGGGGTCCCATTAGGGCcacaactgctttctgaaacctGAAAGAGTAGTTGCAGCATGTATGTTGCCATCTGACTGAGCTGTAGGTCAACGCTTACAAGTTTCTTAGCTTGTTTTTTTAGTAGATGGTGAGGAGTAGGAGTAATTTCTCTAAATTCAACTGGCTTCAGAGTTCTCTAGAATTTCTTTAGCTTTGCTctgctgtgtgtctgtctgtgtatCTTGCAGAGCAGGGAAAGTGGTGGTTCTTGCTCTGTCTTGAAGTTGTCCTGTCCCGTACTGAGGCTGGCCCACTGCTTTGCTTTAATTCTTAATGCcattcatttcttttcagactCCCTTAATACTCAGCTGGACTGAGATAATTGTAAATAGGCAAAGAAATAGCCGGTGACAAGTGGCAGCAGTCGTGAACTAAGGGAATCactgattaattttcttttggcttAAGTGGTAACTTGCGGTGTAGGTGGAACATAGTATTCAAGGCTCTGCTCGTTTGATAAAGCTTCCCTGCTGGTGTGAGCTTGCTTTGAAGCCAATTTTATGTTAACATCAACAAACCCTTTTGCTGCACTTCTCCTGCACTGATATTTCAAAATAGGTTAATGTTACCATTGGCTTAGTATCAAACTATAAGAGGGACTGTGTTTTATacaatttcctttctctgtgtgaGGCAGTTGTCTTCGAAAGTTTGCAGTAAccattctttttctgtaatgttatGCTTTCTCCTTAAAAAGGAGTCATATAATGAAGTTTAGTATTGTTCTATCCTTAAGCATGCGATTTGCATAGTAAGTAGGAGGGCAGGGTGGGCTTGGAGGGACGGATTTGAAATGCCGTGTGTCTGGAAACACCAGACAAAAGGAACCTCTTGTTTTAGGTGAAGTTTTGATATTCCTTCTCTGTTGAACACAAAGCAGATGtaatgtattttcagtgctgGGCAGATACATAATTCAGTAATCTGGGATCATGTGCTCTCACCTCTGGTGTTTGGCTCTGGTTATGTAGCGGTGAGTAGTAAGGGCTGCTTAAGCAAGTGTGTTCAAGTGGGTGAATGCTTTGAATGAAGACTACAGGGCGTGCTGTCAGCCTTTGTCTTGTCTTTGCAGTGACATTATTGCCTTTGAGAAGGCCTACTGTGAATACAGGTTGAATCGTATTGAAAATGCTCTCAAGACCATTCAGAGTGCCAGCCAGCAGACAGACAAACTGAAGGAGCTTTATGGACAAGTGGTAATTACAAGCTTTTCTTCCTGGTGGGAGTTTTATATGCTGGATGCCTTGTCCCCCTTCTAATGTAGGGCAAGTGTGGGGACAgaatttccttctctgctttgaaGGTAAGAAGAGGTGCAGTTCCCAACTGGTCCAGCTTCTGTTGAGCTTCAGTCACCTGTTGCTAGAGACAGAGTTGTCATCTTACTGCCACTGAACCAAAGCAGTACATTTGTGactccctctcccttcctggGTCTGGCCTGATAATAGTAATCTGGCTCATGGGGGATGGAAGAGAGCTGATGAGATTTATTTGTGGTTGAGCCATTTGCCTGCATTAGGTACTTGTCCAGGAATGGTTTGTGGGACCTGACATCTTGGGTGTtgggagggaagcagaaaagaagttctgtttcttctctggtTCTCCCTGGTTAATCAGCACAGTtttgtgaagaactggctgTCGTCTTTTAGCTGCATGAAAGACCATTCCTTTAATACCTCTCACAGAGATGTGAAGTGATCTGGAAAAAGGCTGTTTGAAGGCAAAACTGTGtaaactgctgcttttgaagAAGCTATTTTAGGAGTAAGAactgtgctgtttctgtgcaggTGTCTGGTGTCATTGCTTGAGTCCTTGTACAAATATCTGTAGAGTTTGCCCTTAAAAGTAGATGCAAAATTTTAGTTCTGTCAGCTGAAAACATATGATGGTCCCCTGTCCCCAGTTCACGGGGAGGGAGTAAGGGGGCTGTAGTTACTAGTGTACACAGGGAAATACTATTCTGAAGCTAatccctttcccttctcagtTGTACAGGTTGGAGCGTTATGATGATTGTCTGGCTGCATACAGGGATCTCATCCGCAACTCTCAGGATGAGTatgaggaagagagaaaaaccaACCTCTCTGCTGTTGTGGCAGCACAAAGCACGTGGGAGAAGGTGATGCCAGTaagtaagtgtgtgtgtgtatgtgtgtaggAGTGAGAGCCAACGAATAAAGGGTATGGAATCATAGATATTTAACAGAATAGAAATGTGTTCATGTCTCTTAATGACTTCTGAGCGTATTGAAGATCACCTAGTGCTTTTCTTGTATGGAGGAATAAATGTTGTTATTGTTCATGAGTTACACTTACACATCACTTGATCTCTAGTAGACTCATATTATTAGATGTCAAAGCAGAGCACAAGTACATCTCTCTGAGCCTGCGTTAGGCAGAACACCTGTGACGACTAGCGTTTCCCCCTGTCTCATTACCCTCTTGCCCAGGGTAAAGTTAACTGGCCGGATTACCTAGCTGTGCttgggaatatttttattaatgaacAGTGCAGActgtaatgttttcattttttcagaagtctttgTCTTTGGAGGGGTGTGCACAGCATTCTCAGCTTTCTATTCAGTGTTGTGGATCCACTTTCTAGTTCTCTAGAGTAGTGGTCCTTACCTGCCTTCTTCCAGCAGCCTGACTAGTCCCCAAGTTCAGGCTTGAGTGTCATTCATGCCTTGTCAGTTGCCTCTGACTTTGTACAGTGTGAGGGAAGATCCTTTGCACTGTGACTTATTTGCCAGGTGTGTGCCCTTTTAAAATTGCCTCTGATTGTATTTTGCAAGGACTAGTTTGAATGTACATGAAAACTGTAGTTTGTGTCCGTTGCCTGTTAAATCTGTCTAGATCAATTGGTGTTTATTCAGTattacatttgcttttcatgcTAGGAGGATTTGGGCCTTCGAGAAGCTACCTACGAGCTGTGTTATAACAGTGCATGTGCATTGATTGGGCAAGGAAAGTTGAatgaagcaatgaaaaaactacagaaagcagaaggtaAAAACATGGTGAGGTGAGAGGGAAGCTTTGTGTGGTAGAAGTAGTTACTTGTTCTCTATAGACAAACTTACTTAGAGGGAAAGAGATTCTGAAAACTTAAATCCTGCTGCTGGTCAGTTTTTGTTGTAGCTTTCCCGATGTTTCCTGACAGAACTGGTGTTTCTGTAGAAGCgttcctctgcagctcttttccAGAGCCATGCAGCACGTAGAATCTCCTAACTCTGTTACAGCCCCCTGGTTGGTGTTCAGTGCCTTTAAGCAGTTTTTTGAAGTAGGAAGTAGACATGAGTGTGGTCTGTTCTCATAAGCATGAAATGTTTCACCTATTCTAATGTCTGGTTTTTtagtatatgtatatatgtaaacatacactataaaaaaaacccaacaacttcaTGGTCTGAATTAGATATGAAATTAGTATAAGCCAATAAATGAACCTTTTTgtaaagaggatttttttcctatgaggTGAAAGGGGGATTttgtatgtgtttaaaaaaaaaaaggcaaaaaaaaaaaaaaaaggctggggaggagaattaGGAAGAATTAGTTTCTTTCTGATCTAATTGCTCTTGCAGGTATATAGGTCAGTCTGTTGTCCCGATTTTGATGGTAGAATAGCAGCTTTCCCATATAACTGGTTTATTAAGCATGTGTAATTTGAGCCTATATGTGATAATAGTCCTTTGGAGAGCAAAGCAAGTGATGTTACGGTGAGGTATATGGGAAAGTTAAGTGGCTGGTGTGTGTACAGAAAAGTGATGGAATTGCTGCTCCGTAAAGGGTGGTGTAATGTGAGTATTGCAGTTTTGCAGCACTTAAAATAACTCCTAAGATGGTGAGTGCAGTTGCAGCTGAGTGATCCCTATGGAAAAGATGAGGAGCTAGGTTTAAGGAAATTTGCTCAGGGGTGGAAAATGAGTGTGTGACTCCATTCccagaaggcagctctgggagAGACAGTATCTCCTGTGCATTTAGTATTTCTTCTGCATCATCTAGTCATCTTGCTCAGGCTCAGTCCCATCCCTAATCAGTCTTGTAGTCTGATGTGCCTTTGTAATGCTGCAGAAGTTTCAGGGatacataaaaaaaagtatatggTCCCCCATGCTTCTAGGCAGTTTTTTGCCCTAAAGCCTTCTGAATTGTGTTCTTcaatttggttttccttctaGACCTGTGTCGCCAATCGCTGTCAGAAGATTCTGTAAGTTCTTGATGTTGTTCTGGAAAGTGCTCGCTTTGCACCAGCATGAACGAGGGTGCGCTCATAAAGTGTACTGCAGATAGCCAGAGGATAGCCGAAGCTGCGGTGCAGGGTTACCCTGCAAGACCTGCTACTGCTGCTGGTTCCAGCTTGtgaggctggggcagcagccatGGCTGTTTGCAGAAGGGGAGCTAATGCTGCAAACTGATTGCTGCTGTGTGCCTTGCACAGTTGCCTGTGCTGGTGCGGGCAGGAGGGGTACAGGTCATTCGAAACCTCCCTGTGACCCACCCCTGCTGAGGATGAACACGctgggtgggtggtgggaaACAGGAAATTTGTAATCACGGTTGTTGGTTCAAGCAGAGGGGCAGATTCAGTGCACAAATTAAGGGTATCTTCAGATTCTTGCAGGAGCAGgtgaagctttcttttctcctggtttAACCCAGATATGCTTGTGTTTGTGCTGTGGTTACAGCCTTCACCTGTAGTAGCTGGGATACCTTGCTGCTAATACTGCCCAGGATAGCTCATAGATGGTTGCTAGCAGAATGCTGAAGCCAGGGGAAGAGAGGTGAGATGgcagcttcatttctttttgccttgatTTGCTTTCAGGATGTGACAGAGGAAGACATTGAGGCTGAACTGGCCATTATTCATGGTCAGATGGCTTATATCATGCAACTGCAGGGTCGTACAGAGGATGCTCTACAGCTCTACAATCAAATAATCAAGTTGAAGTAAGGgcttttctaaaacaaatgCTCAGTCTTGCATTTGTAGAAAGACCACTGCTTAATAACGATGTGCTTTCTACTTTTCTTACCTGCAGGCCAACAGATGTAGGACTCCTTGCTGTCATTGCGAATAACATCATCACCATTAACAAGGTATAGAATTACCTTGCTGCTTTCAAGGGGGTTACTCAGcttgcttctctgcttctgtctAGAGAAGGGAAATAACTAGGAAAGACTCTTTCCTAAAGAGTAGTTAATTTGCAGACCCAGAgaccttttcttcttcaaggaATGTAGTGAAATCTTCTAATGATGTGTCATTTCCCCAGGACCAAAATGTTTTTGACTCAAAGAAGAAGGTGAAGCTGACCAATGCAGAAGGTGTTGAGCATAAACTTTCTAAGAAACAGCTTCAGGCGATTGAATTCAACAAAGCTTTGCTGGCAATGTACACTAACCAGGTGGGCGAAACTGATCTGCAGTAAATAGCTACAGATGTACTCCACAGGAGTTTGGCTAGGCAAAAATGAATATGCAGCTGTTCTGTGTCAGAAGATAAGACAACTTGTTTTAGGCACATaagtgaggagaaaaaaaaattatccctaAAAGAACAGCCAGCTTATTGTGTAGTGACTTGAGTGTTGCTGTAGGGAGGGTGGTGTGGAGATGACTAGAGACAGAAGGGCTGTGTGGGGTTCTTAGATGCATCTGAAGTGCTGCCAAGAGGACTTGTCTTGTTCTGTGTATGCATTTCAGGGAAGCCATCAATAACATCTTAGATAAAACTGGTATGTTAGCCTTGCATTAGGTGCTTGCAGAggttaagaaaaatgtgttctCTCTTCCCACTTCTCAGGCAGATCAGTGCCGCAAGCTGTCAGCAAGCCTGCAGTCACAGAGTCCTGAGCATCTGCTCCCTGTGCTTATCCAGGCAGCCCAACTGTGTCGCGAGAAGCAGCATGCAAAGGCTGTAGGGCTTCTGCAGGTAGGTTCAGAGAAAGTTGGCCAAGCTCTATTTAAACTTGTGCTTTGTGGTCTCCTTTGCTGTATCCTTTAGTTTTTGTCTGGTTTAAATTTTGCAGGGTATCTGACTGtgcttattttggtttggtttaacGCTGCTGGAAAGCATTTATACCCAACTGAACGATGCTGCTTTTAAGGGGAAATAGTTCCCTTGCACCTCTTGATTTTTAGGCTTGGGAAGCTGTAGTAGACTTCTAGGGTAAGCAGtgggctctgctgccctgcttgCAAGTGCTTTGCAACAGTCTCTGTTTTGGAGGGAGTGAGTGGCCTGGGACAGAAATCTGAGAGGATGATGGGCCACTGGTACACTTTGGAACCTTCTGCTGTGTGCTGAAGCCTGCCAGTGCTGGAAAGCTTCCTTTGGCTGTTGCCGGTTTGCTGTGACTGAGCTTGAGATATGATTCAGCAGAGCAGCAACCTGGTACCCACACACATGTTgaattctttcttctgtctctcaGGACTTTGCAGACCAGCACCCTGCCAGTGCAGCTGAGATCAAGCTGACGATGGCCCAGCTAAAAATTGCTCAAGGTATCCAGTGTCCTCCATTGTTGCAAGATGTTTGCACGTGATAATGGTACAAGGGATGAGAAAAACAGGCTTTAGGGTGATCTTTGCTGCAGTTACAGTTGTGACAGGGGGCGAGCAGAGATGCTTTCAGTCAGGTATTCTATATATATGGCTATGGCAGAATGTGCTCACGGCTTAATGTCTGGATGTCCATGCTCCACAGGTCTCTGGCACACAGTCTTTGTGAGTAATAGGGCTAAATCTGTTCTGGAGCAGGAGGGTCTTGGGAGCAGTGGGGGCTCTCTGATGGTACCGTTCCTGTGTACAGTCAGATGGCAGAGTTGCTCTTGGAAGAGAAGACCCTGCCTGCAAAAGCTTGCTTCTGAACCCTTGCAGGATGTGGCAAGGGTGGAAGAGTCCTTTGTGTGGAGGCCTGCCCTTTATTCCTGGGAAAGGGGGAGGTGTTCTGAGAAGGGGACTGTTATGTCCCCATTGTTTACCTTTGGCTGGAAGTTTACTGGCGGGGTGAAGTGTTACCACACCATTCAGAGCATATTCCTCTGGTCTCTCTTATAGGCAGTGTAACCAAAGCCTGCATGATCCTGAGGAGCATAGAAGAACTGCAGCACAAGCCTGGTATGGTAAGCAAAACTCAGTCTGAACTGTGTGAGGTTTTTCCCTTGTAGCACAGCTTTGTACTGCCCGCTCCTTGTTGCCTCTTCCCTGTGGTTTTCACTTGAACTGAGTGTTTGCAGGGATTTTGAGCCCATCTTCCTTGTTTTGGACAAAGGTGGGATTATAACTTGCATCAGGTGGCCTGAACTTAGCCACAGAAGTACTCTGCCTGTCAGCAGAGATGCTCTCTGGCTATGTTCCCACTCTCTCACAGTCCCTTAGACCTGCGTGTTGCCTGGATTTACTTGCATAACATGACTGGAGCTGCTTCCCTGGTATGTACTTTTGGGATGTTCTTGAAGCAGCTTTAGAACAACAGATATTGGGGAGAAAGTGCCGTGTGTTCCATCCCCACAGCATCAGCCCGATCTGCACACATGTCCTCATACGGTATTCATGTTTGATGACCTTGAAAATGCTCATGTACTGTATAAGCCTTTTGTGTGGAGGCTGATAGTTGTAGATCTGTTCCAATTGCAAGTGTGAATGGTCAAAGTAATTTATAGGGGCAGTCAGCAACACCAGCTCTTTGCCTTGAGTCACCTCTGGTTGTGACTGGGATGTAGACAAACAGGTGGTGTCTGTATCGTCTCTTCAGtgccaatttctttttttgtggctCTTAGGATAGAGAATGTGGGAAGAAA contains:
- the SRP72 gene encoding signal recognition particle subunit SRP72, with product MAAAAAAAGGAGAAAALWSEVNRCGQNGDFARALKSVNKILQINKDDVTALQCKVVCLIQNGNFKEALSVINTHTKVLTSDIIAFEKAYCEYRLNRIENALKTIQSASQQTDKLKELYGQVLYRLERYDDCLAAYRDLIRNSQDEYEEERKTNLSAVVAAQSTWEKVMPEDLGLREATYELCYNSACALIGQGKLNEAMKKLQKAEDLCRQSLSEDSDVTEEDIEAELAIIHGQMAYIMQLQGRTEDALQLYNQIIKLKPTDVGLLAVIANNIITINKDQNVFDSKKKVKLTNAEGVEHKLSKKQLQAIEFNKALLAMYTNQADQCRKLSASLQSQSPEHLLPVLIQAAQLCREKQHAKAVGLLQDFADQHPASAAEIKLTMAQLKIAQGSVTKACMILRSIEELQHKPGMVSALVTMYSHEEDIDSAIEVFTQAIQWYQQFQPKSPVHLSLIREAANFKLKHGRKKEAISDLEELWKQNPKDVHTLAQLISAYSLVDPEKAKVLSKHLPSSDTLSLKVDVDALENSHGATYVRKKAGKLTGDNQQKEQGQGDMKKKKKKKKGKLPKNYDPKVTPDPERWLPMRERSYYRGRKKGKKKDQVGKGTQGSTTAGSSELDASRTASSPPTSPRPGSAAAVSATSNVIPPRHQKPAGAPATKKKQQQKKKKGAKGGW